One Panicum virgatum strain AP13 chromosome 9K, P.virgatum_v5, whole genome shotgun sequence genomic region harbors:
- the LOC120649828 gene encoding BTB/POZ domain-containing protein At5g66560-like, whose product MSASVRHGSSRAQAWFCTTGLPSDVVFEVHDMTFHLHKFPLMAKSRKIHRMLTEQEEQRPARGRRRRTSGDGGDSGDDGAAETEIEEAEEVEEEERDEQQQVRREGDGPVYSIVFPDFPGGPGTFEAAAKFCYGVRVDLTPWNVAPLRCAAEYLEMTEDHAEDNLAARAEAYLEQTVLRHPGDATKALKSCEELPPLAEELGIADRCVEAIAARSSAASRSWFDDLAVLGLRMYKRVMAAMAARDDVRAEARESCLVSYARGTIPGLSRSMRRRLASAPVSSEVEQRELLEAVVASLPADRCSGRVVTAKFLFALLRTSHILRASGAASAALERKAATQLEQAALEDMLIPSYSGAAETLYDVDCVARIVRYFLAEEEELASSSSAAIVEEAAAEVSRPSAVAMVQVGKLVDCYLAEVASDANLKPAKFCELALSLPNHARIYDDGVYHAVDIYLKAHPRLSAEERDRVVGVVDCRKLTVEACTHAAQNERLPLRAVLQVLFFEQLQLRRAITGALLAPAGPAARQQRAGPGEGTTALARESQVLRLDMDSVASRVQELERECSSMRRAIKKIDGRGGGRSPDGGDRSEPAAGGWRARHGCKFSTQVCDSQARNVVASRASRMGMSP is encoded by the exons ATGTCGGCGTCGGTCCGGCACGGCTCGTCGAGGGCCCAGGCATG GTTCTGCACCACGGGGCTGCCCAGCGACGTCGTCTTCGAGGTGCACGACATGACCTTCCACCTACACAAG TTTCCGCTCATGGCCAAGAGTCGCAAGATCCACCGCATGCTCACCGAGCAAGAGGAGCAGCGTCCGGCGCGAGGGCGACGGCGAAGGACTAGTGGCGACGGAGGCGATTCCGGCGATGACGGTGCTGCGGAAACAGAGATTGAGGAagcagaggaggtggaggaagaggagcgggatgagcagcagcaggttAGGAGGGAGGGCGACGGGCCGGTGTACAGCATTGTCTTCCCGGACTTCCCGGGCGGGCCGGGCACGTTCGAGGCGGCGGCCAAGTTCTGCTACGGCGTCCGCGTCGACCTCACCCCCTGGAACGTGGCGCCGCTGCGGTGCGCGGCCGAGTACCTGGAGATGACGGAGGACCACGCCGAGGACAacctcgccgcgcgcgcggagGCCTACCTCGAGCAGACCGTGCTCCGGCACCCCGGCGACGCCACCAAGGCGCTCAAGTCCTGCGAGgagctgccgccgctcgccgaggAGCTCGGCATTGCTGACCGCTGCGTCGAGGCCATCGCCGCGCGTTCGTCGGCCGCGTCGCGGTCCTGGTTCGACGACCTGGCCGTGCTCGGCCTGCGCATGTACAAGCGGGTCATGGCGGCCATGGCCGCGCGCGACGACGTGAGGGCGGAGGCCCGGGAGAGCTGCCTCGTGTCCTACGCCAGGGGCACCATCCCGGGGCTGTCGAGGTccatgcggcggcggctcgcctccGCGCCGGTGTCGTCGGAGGTGGAGCAGAGGGAGCTcctggaggcggtggtggcgagcCTCCCCGCGGACAGGTGCTCGGGGCGCGTGGTCACCGCCAAGTTCCTGTTCGCGCTGCTGCGGACGTCGCACATCCTGCGCGCCtcgggcgcggcgagcgcggcgctgGAGCGCAAGGCCGCGACCCAGCTGGAGCAGGCCGCGCTGGAGGACATGCTCATCCCGAGCTACTCCGGCGCCGCGGAGACGCTCTACGACGTGGACTGCGTCGCGCGGATCGTCAGGTACTTcctcgccgaggaggaggagctcgcgTCGTCGTCTTCGGCCGCGATtgtggaggaggccgccgccgaggtgTCGCGGCCGTCCGCCGTGGCCATGGTGCAGGTGGGCAAGCTGGTGGACTGCTACCTCGCCGAGGTCGCGTCCGACGCCAACCTGAAGCCCGCCAAGTTCTGCGAGCTCGCGCTGTCGTTGCCCAACCACGCCCGCATCTACGACGACGGCGTCTACCACGCCGTCGACATCTACCTCAAG GCGCACCCACGGCTGAGCGCGGAGGAGCGGGACAGGGTGGTGGGCGTGGTGGACTGCCGGAAGCTGACGGTGGAGGCGTGCACGCACGCGGCGCAGAACGAGCGCCTCCCGCTGCGCGCGGTGCTGCAGGTGCTCTTCTtcgagcagctgcagctccgccgcgccatcACGGGCGCGCTGCTCGCGCCCGCCGGGCCCGCGGCGCGGCAGCAGCGCGCGGGCCCCGGCGAGGGCACGACGGCGCTGGCGCGGGAGAGCCAGGTGCTGCGGCTGGACATGGACAGCGTGGCGAGCCGCGTGCAGGAGCTGGAGCGCGAGTGCTCCAGCATGCGGAGGGCCATCAAGAAGatcgacggccgcggcggcggtcgcagCCCGGACGGCGGCGATCGGTCGGAGCCCGCGGCGGGCGGGTGGAGGGCGCGGCACGGGTGCAAGTTCAGCACGCAGGTGTGCGACTCGCAGGCGCGCAACGTGGTGGCGTCCAGGGCCTCCAGGATGGGGATGAGCCCGTAG